From the genome of Triticum aestivum cultivar Chinese Spring chromosome 1A, IWGSC CS RefSeq v2.1, whole genome shotgun sequence:
CGATGGATGGTGGCGGTGGGGATCTCCATCGCCGGGCGCCGGAGGGGGTCCGATTCGTGTTGGGCAGTTCAGCTGCTCTCTCCGGTGATGAGATGGCACGTCTGGGGAAAGAAATTACCACACGGGTCGATGCTCTTCGTCGGTCGGTCGATCGCAGCTTGGGGGCGGCCACCCCAGCCAGCCGTACGATCAGGCTTCTCTACACCATTGGATCGGCTTTTCCCACCCCCTCATCTCGGTCGCGTCTGGCTCGCAGCTCCACCAACCCTCGGTTGCAGCTTCGTCGTCTCATCTCCGTCACGGATGGCTCACCATACAGTGGGGCGTCGCCTGGAGCACCGGGTTTGCAACACGCGACTATGATCTCGGTGAGCAATGGGTACTCGATACAAGCGTTGTTCAATTATTCGTCCGATTATTTAGATAATGGGACAGTTAATCACTACTCGTAGGGTGGCCGACTCGAATAGCACCTACTCATCGCGTTAACTTGCCGGCCGATTAAATGGCTTGTCAGACCAATTAATTAGTTGTCAGGCCGATTAATTGTTGATGGCCCGATATAGAGTGGGCAAACAAAGCCCAATTATTTGGCCTGTAACCCTTCCCAACCCCTCCTGCTCCTAAATAGCTAGGGAATGGCCCTCCTCCCACCCCCTCCCGCTTCTCTCATCCCCACCCGACCTAGATGGCGGTTGGCCAGGTCCTCAACGTGTcactgcttcttctcctccctctgtGCGCCACTACCCCCCCTTCTTCCAATGGATGTTGGTTGATGATTTATCTACTGAAAAAAGAAAGCGGCGCATTTTGCTTCATATTTGCAATGTAGATTTTTTTAATAGAATTCAAGTTCTATTGAACAAAATTCTCTATACAAAAACTGCGCCTAGTGAGTTCATAAATCCATCGATTGATTAATCTAGTTAATAAGCCAAATCAGCGATTAGTCGCTACTCCCAAGCCGAGCGAGGAGCTACCAGTTAATGATTTCCTCAACATTGTAGTATGCCTAGCAGGAAAAAAACTCCATTAGAACAAGGTATGTGAAAAATAAATACCGATGAGTATACAAACGGTAAAATAGTGGTACCCATCACATAGAGTTGTATATACGCGTACTAAAGGGTTGAACTCGTacgtgcatatatatatatatacccaacTACATATATGTCATGACATGCTAAAAAAACTACATATATGTCATGCCACGTGGGACCTAGCTGTCATTGGCTAAAGATGAAAAGAAAACTAAAAGTTACCCCCCCCCCTAATCACCCTCATGCTCAACCGCCTTCAAGTCCCGACCCATCCTCACTGATTCCCCTCCCTACCCCAATGCTAACCACTAGCGAATAAGGAGGGAGGCGCCCTATCTCCATACGTCGGTCCTCCACGTAATTGTCTCTCCCTCCTCATTGCTTGCGGCTAGCACGCCTCTTCTACTCCTTGACCTCGCCTTGCTTCTCCTCCTTCACGTTGCTATCCTCGGTGCCTCATCTCCACCACCATCGGAGTGCCTCCACCAGCGAACCTCCATGCCATGCCAAGAGGACAATGAGAGACTTCGGCGCTGGCGACCTCCTccccatgactcttatgcaagagCGGGAACTTGAAGATGTGCCGCATCGAACAATGATGGAAGTGACTTCTCATGTGTTAATGCCTTCCCCTTCCTCCTTGTGCCTTCGGCTACCATCAACAGGTCGGATGCCCCGGCGTTGTCCATCTGTGTGCGGTTATGAGGTTGGGTGTGGACATGTGGTCATGGTTGCTAAGGCGCTACGACTTCCACAATAGTGGCTAGTGGTCGGTAACGTCCGACTGCTCCGACGAGGAACAATTCTACTCCGACAAGGAAAATGATACTGATGGGTCCATTTTGGTGAATAATTCCACACTTTGTCCCCTTTTGAATTTGTATGATGCATGAATCTGTTCATATTTATgaattttgaacttgtttaaaatacaACATATCCTCTGACTTTTCTAATACAACATGAATTTGTTCCTAGTTTTTAGAGAACTTTGGATTTTGTGAAGAGTTCCACACAACTATGACTATTATTTAATGTGTTGGGAATAGAAATTCCAAAATATAGTCAAACTGATTACAATCCTATACCTACCTTGTAGGTTTGCATGACCCCACATGTTAGAACCGAGAAAATGAATATTGAAAGATGATTGAATGAATGACCACTAACActagttttttttaagaaaagatGCAACAGAGCGCGCAAAAAGGCTCTAGCTTTGTTCTATTTTGAATTAagaaagccatcaaccggccaggatacAGTTGCAACAACCAACATAAAACAAGAACAACAGAAAAGACGGAGAGATACAAAATGGCGCCGGAAAGCAGCTTACTAAGGCTCAAACACTTCACGCTGGAATGATATACACATGAACATATAGCTGAAGACAGGATGAATCTACTGGGGGAGGCTTTAACAGGCTTGAGCCCCCTTCCCCTCCAAGGATTCAATTTATTTCTTTACTACTAGTATTAGGCCCGGCCCACAAGCCCACATAGTCATGATCCAGCCTGTATTCATCCAGAATCGTTCGATCGTTAATTTTGAGCCTGTCCTCCGTTGTTTCCTAGATTCGCCATTGGCTGAAGACATCGAGGTCCTCTACCGTGACTGAACATAAAACAAGGAAGCATGCCAAATCCGGAGAGGGAGTGAAGATGCACCGTCAAGGTATGTCATCACCAAACACTAAGGGCCTCGGCACGACACATCAATCCAGAAAGAGGCCACAACCTCATCGTCTGGATCGCAAGGCGCCGCACCATCGAAAGAATGGAAAGTTCTCCAAGAACAAGGATGGATGCCACCGGGTGGTCACTTAGAGCGGATCAGCGCACACCAAATGTGTCGAAGCTCTCCAAGAACATGATGAATGCCACACAACCCACGACTAGAACATGCTGGAGGAAAAGCACAAGTTTGGATGCAGAAGGGCACGTCATCTGCTGCTACCGCTGCCCACCACCATGGAACTCTCAAggtggcgccttcaagaaggacacAGTGCCGAGAGCACCATCGCCGCCCATCGTAGTTAGGATTTTCACCCGAGAGGGAGGGAGGTGGGAAGAGGTAGGGCAGACCTGGCCGATGTCTTCGTGAAGAAAACCAGCGCCCTCGGGCGTTGTCGCCGTCATGGCCGACCGGAGCCGACCAGGGATTTCTCTCGATCCAAATCCCTACCAACTCCGCACGTAGCCTGAGGACCAACCAACTAGCCAGCGAGGCCAAGAACCAGGGGAATGGAAGCACACCAAGCAGGGAGGACGAGCAACGACCAGATATGGCTCCAAGGCAGCTAGGCCATGACGCTAATCCACCAGTGGTCCGTCGGCCGCCCGACCAGAACGCTAAGCACCATGCCACCCCCGCCGCTCACTGTAGAACAGGGGCACATCGGAGGGCCCCACCCCAAATCCAGGGCTCTCCGCCATCGTGCAGGAGCAGCACAGGCCCCGCCGCCACATTCCCCGGTTGCGCCGCAGGCTTGCCCAGGGCCAGCCTCCTGTGGTGGCGAGGATGGAGGGGGTGATCGCTCCCGATTCACCCGGGTGGGGcggcacgaggggggggggggaatctcgCCATTAACTCTAGTTTTGTAAGTAGCGAACCAATCTATGGTTGAATGTGTACTGGTCAACCAGGGATCAAACACACTTGTGTATCTTATATAAAGACGGAATAGCTTGTAAGTAAGAGGTGGTaactttgtcaatctcaagattCGACGTCTCAATCTCTCGAAAGTGTTCATAGAGGCAGTGGCAGAGTATACGCGTGTGCATTCATTTGTGTGAGTATATGTGCATCTATGTGACCGTCTACGTTGTTTTTAAAAAAAAGACCAATCCATTTTCATAAGTATGAAAATTCCATGTCATGTCAAAGGTGCCCAAATATGAGGGAAACCAAAATTTGAACCATTGCCGCAGCACAAAAAGCAATCAGCACACGGCGCAAATGCGCAAATACACGGTTAGTCGACACACAGCACAGCACGACCGATGTGATGCTTCACCAATCAGCAAATGAAGGCAGCATCAGCGTGCTCATCACTGCAGTAGAGGCCAGGCTGCTGGACGTAGCCCTGCTTGGCCAGCAGCCCGCGCGCTCTCTGCACGAGCTCCCTGTTGGTCACCTTCTTCCCGCGCTTCTCCTCCGCGAGGACGGCCTGGATGGCATTGCTGAGCGCGCCGTAGGACACGCCGCTGGCCGTGGTCAGGTCCGCCGAGGACTCGTCCGTCTGGCACCCGCTGATCAGGACGCCGTTGCGTGGCGGCGGCACCTTCGCCGTGGCCCCCGCGTACACCTCCTCGACGCTCCGCACCTCCTGCTCCATGGCTGGCCCGAGCGCGCCGGCCTGACCCCCGCCCTCCGGCTTGGCCTTCGGGATCAGCTCCGTGACCGTGGCGGCCTGATCAGCGCCATGCCGGAGCTTGCCGTTGCCGCCCACCACGGCCTTGACGAACTTCTTGATCTTGGGCGTGGCGTCGTCGCCGAAGTGGTGGAACAGCGTCGTCCGGATGGAGCCCACGCCGACGTCGTCCTTGCCGGTCTGCTCCTTGAGCATCCGGATGTACGTCGACAGGGGCAGCGACCGGCTCGTCGTGGCGGTGCCGGCCGGCGAGCCCGCCTGTTTGGCGCGGCGGCCGAGGCGGATGCCAACGTACTCGAGCGCGCCCCGGACGGCCCCGAGGAGCGAGGCGCACAGGTTGGCGCCGGCGGACGGAGGCCGCTGCTGCTGGGCCTTGCTCTGCTTGGTGCTGTTCCCGATCTGCTCCTTGGTCTTGTCGATGAGGCCGCCGCTGTGGCACGAATCGGATACCATGGTGAAGAGGCAGCCATCGGGCACTTTCCGCACCAGCTCCGTGAAATCTTGGTCTGCGGCAAAGGAGCTCCTTCAGTCGTCAGTCAAGCAACGGAGCTTGCCGCTCTGACAATCTCTCGAACATCCCAGCCAACAATCAATGGATGAACCAATCCGAATGTCCAATCCTACATGTACGTACCTTTGATGAGGTTGGTGTCGCAGGGCACGATGCACTCGTCGTAGCCGGTGTCGTCGTCCTCGCCGGTCTCGGCGGGCAGCTGCAGGCCGTGGCCGCTGTAGTGGAAGAAGAGGGAGTCCCCGGGCCGCGCGCCGCCGACGAGCCGCTCCAGCTCGAGCCGGATGTTGACGCCCGTGGGCGGCGGCGTGGCCGGGTCGGCGTCGGCGAGGACGCGGATGTCGGCGCCGTCGAAGCCGAAGCGGTCGACGAGGCAGCGGCGCATGCGGGCCACGTCGTTGAGGCAGCCCTTGAGCTCCCCCTCCGTGCCCGGGTAGTTGATGCCCACCAGCACCGCGCGCTTCCGCCCCATCGTTGAGCCGGCGCGCTCCGGTGGGCGCTGCCGGACGCGGCTAGGCTGGTGAGGTGGCGAGCTGTGTGTTGGCAGAGCGGTCCGATCTGGCAGGCACTAGTACGGGGCTGGTGGGTTGGTGGAGCTCGAGATGATCATCGCTGCCACTGCTAGCTTTTCCGTTTGCATTGCCTTCACCATGTATGATCTCATTATACTACTCCACACTGCTACTCCATGATAGTTGCGGCACTACTTGTAAGATACTCCATGAGTACATACATATCAGTTGCCACTAACCATAAAAGGTAGCAGAGTGGAAGTATGATACATACAGATAATGTAATGGCAGGTTTGTATATGGTATAAAGATAGTGGGGATGGCTTTACCAGTTCTCCCATAATTTTATCAATTTTTTCTGCTTTTGGGAAACATGGAGTAATATATTATAGGTATATTATTACCTGAGAGCATGTGATTGTTATTCTGAGATGAAACATCAAACAGTCCAATCTTAGCAACACATGGCGTCCGGGTATCCAAAACCACAGTCCACAGACAATAGCAGACAGTTTTGACACACGAGGAGAAAACGTTCTCTCTCATCGACGGACAAAGACAACGGATGATGTTTCACGCTCTCAGCATATGAAAGCCACCTCGGTGTGCCTGTCGCTGCAGTAGAGCCCAGGCTGCTGCTTGTACCCCTGCTTGGACAGCAGCCCGCGCGCCCTCAGCACCAGCTCCTTGTTGCTCACCTTGCCGTCCTTCTCCGCGAGGATGGCCTGGATGGCGTTGCTGAGCGCGCCGTAGGACAGGCCCTTGGCGGTCGTCGCGTCCGCCGAGGTCTGGTCGGTCTGGCACCCGCTGATGAGGACGCCGTTGTGGGGCGCCCTCGCCGCCGTCCCGGCGTACACCTCCTCCACGCCGTGCACCTCCTGCTCCATGGCCGGCTTCAGCTCCTCCTGCTTGCCCTGCAGCTTGGCCCTCAGCAGCTCCTGTGCCAGCGCGCCCACCAGgcccaccacgccgccgtgctgccccTGCTGCAGCTTCTCCAGCATCACCTTCATGAACTTCTTGATCTTGGGGCTCGCGTCCTCGCCGAAGACGTTGAACAGCGTCATCCGGATCGACCCCACCTCGATGTCCTCCTTCCCCGTCTTCTCCTTGAGCATCTCGATGAATGTCGAGAGGGGCAGCGACCGGTTCTTCACGTGCCCGTCTGTGCCTGAGTCCAGGCTCGGCGCCTCGGCctcagcgtcgtcgtcgtcgtagCTGCTCTGCTGGCCGCCGCGGCGAGGGAGGTGGACTCCTTGGGACTCGAACGCGTCCCGGACGGTCTGTTTGAGGAACGACCGGAAGCCGCCCGAGCCGGAATCAGACCGCTCTTCCCGTTTGCCTTGCTGCGCCTTGTTCTGCTTTGTGCTGTGGCCAATCTGCTCCTTGGCCTTGTCAAGCAGGCCACCGCTGTGGCAAGAGTCAGAGACTATGGTGAACAGGCAGCCATCTGGGACTTTCTGCACGAGCTCTGTGAAATCTTGGTCTGCAGTGCAAAGAAGAAAATTAGAATGCCATTGACAGGAAGGGATGCAAGATGTTACTGGTTATTGACCGCTCTACTTCTATGTATTGGCTGCCTTctcgatatactccctccgttccaaaa
Proteins encoded in this window:
- the LOC123061012 gene encoding metacaspase-4, giving the protein MGRKRAVLVGINYAGTKAELKGCHNDVARMRRCLVDRFGFEDAGIRVLSDADRAAPQQQPTGANIRRELARLVADARPGDSLFFHYSGHGTRLPAETGQDDDTGFDECIVPSDMNLITDQDFTELVQKVPDGCLFTIVSDSCHSGGLLDKAKEQIGHSTKQNKAQQGKREERSDSGSGGFRSFLKQTVRDAFESQGVHLPRRGGQQSSYDDDDAEAEAPSLDSGTDGHVKNRSLPLSTFIEMLKEKTGKEDIEVGSIRMTLFNVFGEDASPKIKKFMKVMLEKLQQGQHGGVVGLVGALAQELLRAKLQGKQEELKPAMEQEVHGVEEVYAGTAARAPHNGVLISGCQTDQTSADATTAKGLSYGALSNAIQAILAEKDGKVSNKELVLRARGLLSKQGYKQQPGLYCSDRHTETRTPCVAKIGLFDVSSQNNNHMLSDQDFTELVRKVPDGCLFTMEQTGKDDVGVGSIRTTLFHHFGDDATPKIKKFVKAVVGGNGKLRHGADQAATVTELIPKAKPEGGGQAGALGPAMEQEVRSVEEVYAGATAKVPPPRNGVLISGCQTDESSADLTTASGVSYGALSNAIQAVLAEEKRGKKVTNRELVQRARGLLAKQGYVQQPGLYCSDEHADAAFIC